The following coding sequences lie in one Primulina huaijiensis isolate GDHJ02 chromosome 2, ASM1229523v2, whole genome shotgun sequence genomic window:
- the LOC140970785 gene encoding alpha-mannosidase 2-like, with the protein MPFSSRRGGGGWAQSLLPISITGKPAVKQPRSGLKPRKRTAVTTSRDFILSNLFTIGLFFTFLFFIFILLRYGVPKPLHFRASKSRVPRPRKPVIHKSQNDTVLDAAVDITTKGLYDKIQFLDQDGGEWKQGWRVTYKGTEWNDEKLKVFVVPHSHNDPGWKLTVEEYYDRQSRHILDTIVETLSKDNRRKFIWEEMSYLERWWRDASDVKRESFINLVRNGQLEIVGGGWVMNDEANSHYFAIIEQITEGNMWLNETVGVIPKNSWSIDPFGYSSTMAYLLRRMGFENMLIQRTHYELKKELALHKNLEFVWRQSWDAEETTDIFVHMMPFYSYDIPHTCGPEPAVCCQFDFARMRGFVYERCPWGKHPVETDQENVKGMAVKLLDQYRKKSTLYRTNTLLVPLGDDFRYISIDEAEAQFRNYQMLFDYINSDPSSNAEAKFGTLDDYFSTLRNEADRINYSHTDEIGSGEIGGFPSLSGDFFTYADRKNDYWSGYYVSRPFFKAVDRVLEQTLRSAEMMMTFLLGYCQRVQCEKLPTGFSYKLTAARRNLALFQHHDGVTGTAKDHVVEDYGTRMHLALQDLQIFTSKAIEVLFGIRHEKNDQNPAHFEPAQTRSKYNAQPVHRAIGAHEGTLQTVVIFNPLEQITNEVVMVVVERPDATVLDSNWTCVKSQISPELRCDTDRIFTGRHRLYWKASVPAMGLQTYYIANGFVGCEKAKPASVRIFTSSKQLSCPSPYACSDLESDTVEISNQHQALIFNVSYGQLQKISREDGHITAIEEELGMYSSSGSGAYLFKPNGNAEPISLAGGQMVVAEGHLVREVFSNPKTSWEKTPVSHSTRVYNCENSIQEFVVEKEYQVELIGHEFDDKELIARYKTNVDNNRIFYSDLNGFQMSRRETYDKIPLQGNYYPMPSLAFMVGSNGERFSVHTRQSLGVASLENGWLEIMLDRRLVRDDDRGLGQGVMDNRPMNVLLHILLESNVSASANPTLNPRPLSPSLLSHLVGAHLNYPLQIFIAKKAEAISVQPPPRSFSPLVASLPCDLHIVNFKVPRPSKYSQQPLEEPKFVLVLQRRHWDSSYCRKGRSQCSSIADEPINLFDMFSGLTVSNAKATSLNLLHEDTDILGYSEQFGSGAQEGHVIISPMEVQAYKLHLRPQQ; encoded by the exons ATGCCTTTCTCCTCCCGCCGCGGCGGCGGGGGATGGGCGCAATCCCTTCTCCCCATCTCCATCACCGGGAAGCCCGCCGTCAAACAGCCCCGCTCCGGTCTTAAGCCCAGAAAGCGCACCGCCGTCACAACATCCCGCGACTTCATTCTCTCTAATTTATTCACAATCGGCCTCTTTTTCACATTCCTCTTCTTCATATTCATTCTCCTTCGCTACGGCGTTCCGAAACCCCTCCACTTCCGAGCTTCAAAGTCCCGCGTCCCACGCCCACGAAAACCTGTTATCCACAAGTCCCAGAACGACACTGTTTTGGATGCCGCTGTTGATATTACCACCAAAGGGCTCTACGATAAAATTCAGTTCTTGGATCAGGACGGCGGGGAGTGGAAGCAAGGGTGGCGCGTGACTTACAAAGGAACTGAGTGGAATGATGAGAAATTGAAGGTTTTTGTGGTACCGCATTCACATAATGATCCTGGATGGAAGCTCACTGTTGAGGAGTATTATGATCGGCAGTCGAGGCACATTCTCGATACTATAGTTGAAACACTTTCTAAG GATAATCGTAGGAAGTTTATATGGGAAGAGATGTCGTACTTAGAAAGATGGTGGAGAGATGCTTCAGATGTTAAAAGAGAATCGTTCATCAATTTAGTGAGGAATGGACAGCTAGAAATTGTCGGAGGTGGATGGGTGATGAATGATGAG GCTAATTCACACTACTTTGCTATCATCGAACAG ATAACAGAGGGTAATATGTGGTTAAATGAAACCGTTGGAGTTATTCCTAAAAATTCGTGGTCTATTGATCCATTTGGATATTCATCCACCATGGCATATCTTCTCCGGCGCATGGGCTTCGAGAACATGCTTATACAGAGAACGCATTACGAGTTGAAAAAGGAACTGGCATTGCACAAGAATTTGGAGTTTGTATGGCGTCAGAGCTGGGATGCCGAAGAAACAACTGATATTTTTGTTCACATGATGCCCTTCTATTCTTATGATATTCCACATACCTGTGGGCCGGAACCTGCTGTTTGTTGTCAATTTGACTTTGCTCGAATGCGGGGTTTTGTCTATGAGCGTTGCCCCTGGGGAAAACATCCTGTGGAGACCGACCAGGAAAATGTCAAGGGGATGGCAGTTAAATTATTGGATCAGTATAGGAAGAAATCAACTCTGTACCGTACAAACACACTCCTTGTTCCCCTTGGTGATGATTTCCGCTACATCAGTATTGATGAGGCTGAAGCTCAATTCAGGAATTATCAAATGTTATTCGATTATATTAATTCTGATCCTAGCTCGAATGCAGAGGCCAAATTTGGTACTTTGGATGACTATTTCAGCACCCTGCGAAATGAGGCTGACCGAATAAATTATTCACATACTGACGAAATTGGTTCTGGTGAGATCGGAGGCTTTCCTTCTCTATCAGGAGATTTCTTCACCTATGCAGATAGGAAAAATGATTATTGGAGTGGCTATTATGTCTCCAGGCCTTTCTTCAAGGCTGTTGACCGGGTACTGGAGCAAACACTTCGCAGTGCAGAAATGATGATGACTTTTTTATTGGGATACTGCCAGCGAGTACAATGTGAAAAATTGCCTACTGGGTTTTCGTATAAGCTAACAGCTGCCAGACGGAACTTAGCTCTGTTTCAGCATCATGATGGAGTGACTGGTACGGCTAAGGACCATGTGGTTGAAGACTATGGGACACGGATGCATTTGGCTTTACAAGACCTACAAATTTTCACGTCCAAGGCTATTGAAGTTCTGTTCGGAATCCGTCATGAGAAGAATGATCAAAATCCAGCTCACTTTGAACCTGCACAAACAAGATCTAAATATAATGCACAACCTGTGCATAGAGCAATTGGTGCTCATGAAGGAACTTTGCAGACTGTAGTCATTTTTAACCCACTGGAGCAAATAACAAATGAGGTTGTGATGGTGGTTGTGGAAAGACCGGATGCTACAGTGTTGGACTCAAACTGGACTTGTGTGAAGAGTCAAATATCTCCTGAACTGCGTTGTGATACTGACAGGATATTTACGGGAAGGCATCGGCTTTACTGGAAAGCTTCTGTCCCTGCCATGGGGTTACAGACATATTATATTGCCAATGGATTTGTGGGATGTGAGAAGGCCAAACCAGCAAGCGTTAGAATTTTCACTTCATCCAAGCAGCTATCTTGCCCCTCTCCATATGCTTGTAGTGATTTAGAAAGTGACACAGTTGAAATCAGCAATCAACATCAGGCACTCATCTTTAATGTAAGCTATGGTCAGCTGCAGAAAATAAGTCGCGAGGATGGTCACATAACTGCTATTGAAGAAGAACTAGGTATGTACTCTAGCTCCGGGAGTGGAGCCTACCTCTTTAAACCAAATGGTAATGCTGAGCCTATCAGCCTTGCTGGTGGACAAATGGTGGTTGCAGAAGGGCATTTGGTGCGGGAAGTTTTTTCTAATCCAAAGACATCGTGGGAAAAAACCCCAGTATCCCATAGTACCCGTGTATATAATTGCGAAAATTCCATACAGGAATTTGTGGTTGAGAAAGAGTATCAAGTTGAGCTAATTGGGCACGAGTTTGATGATAAGGAACTGATAGCTAGATATAAGACAAATGTTGATAACAATAGAATCTTTTACTCTGATCTCAACGGATTTCAAATGAGTCGTAGGGAAACTTATGACAAGATACCTTTGCAAGGAAATTATTATCCAATGCCCTCTCTTGCATTCATGGTAGGCTCAAATGGAGAACGCTTCTCTGTTCATACTAGGCAATCTTTGGGTGTGGCAAGCTTAGAAAATGGGTGGTTGGAGATCATGCTTGATCGTCGTCTGGTTAGAGATGATGACCGTGGTCTGGGCCAAGGGGTGATGGATAATCGTCCAATGAATGTTCTTTTACACATCCTCCTGGAGTCTAACGTATCTGCATCCGCAAATCCTACCTTGAATCCTCGTCCCTTGAGTCCTTCTCTTCTATCTCATCTGGTTGGTGCACACTTGAACTACCCATTACAAATATTCATTGCGAAAAAAGCTGAAGCTATATCTGTGCAGCCACCCCCGAGATCCTTTTCTCCCTTGGTGGCTTCCTTGCCATGTGATTTGCATATTGTGAATTTTAAGGTTCCCCGGCCTTCAAAATACTCTCAGCAGCCCCTTGAAGAGCCCAAATTTGTGCTTGTTTTGCAGAGGCGACACTGGGATTCTTCATATTGCCGAAAAGGGAGGTCACAGTGTTCATCTATAGCCGACGAGCCAATCAATCTGTTTGACATGTTCAGTGGTCTTACAGTTTCGAATGCAAAAGCCACTTCTCTGAATCTTTTACACGAAGACACTGATATACTTGGCTACAGCGAGCAGTTTGGAAGTGGTGCGCAGGAAGGACACGTCATTATCTCTCCCATGGAAGTACAGGCTTATAAGTTGCACTTGAGGCCTCAACAATAA
- the LOC140970786 gene encoding protein transport protein SEC13 homolog B-like, with product MPAQKIETGHNDVVHDVSMDYYGKCVATALSDATIKIIGISNNSTSQHLATLSGHQGPVWQVSWAHPKFGSILASCSYDGKIIIWKEGNQNDWSQSHVFTNHKSSVNSIAWAPHKVGLCLACGSSDGNISVYAAQSDGSWATTRIEQAHPVGVTAVSWAPSLGPGELVGSGLLDPVQKLASGGCDNTVKVWKLYGGNWKMDCFPALQMHSDWVRDIAWAPNLGLPKSTMAIASQDGKVVIWTVAKEGDQWEGKVLKDFKAPVWRVSWSLTGNLLAVAAGDNNVTLWKEAVDGDWQEVTTVAP from the coding sequence ATGCCTGCACAGAAGATAGAAACAGGTCACAATGATGTTGTTCATGATGTTTCCATGGATTACTATGGGAAATGTGTGGCAACAGCATTATCTGATGCCACTATTAAGATAATCGGTATCAGCAATAACTCTACATCTCAACATCTGGCTACCTTGAGCGGCCATCAAGGGCCCGTCTGGCAAGTTTCTTGGGCACACCCCAAGTTTGGTTCGATTCTCGCTTCTTGTTCTTATGATGGTAAAATCATTATCTGGAAGGAAGGTAATCAGAATGATTGGTCTCAATCTCATGTCTTCACGAACCACAAATCATCTGTCAATTCCATTGCTTGGGCACCTCACAAGGTCGGACTTTGCTTGGCATGTGGTTCTTCAGATGGTAATATTTCTGTCTACGCGGCTCAATCAGATGGTAGTTGGGCAACTACGAGAATAGAACAAGCCCACCCTGTGGGAGTGACTGCTGTTAGTTGGGCTCCTTCCTTGGGCCCTGGTGAATTAGTTGGATCTGGACTGCTGGATCCTGTGCAGAAGCTGGCTTCTGGTGGCTGTGATAATACTGTGAAAGTGTGGAAACTCTACGGTGGTAACTGGAAAATGGATTGTTTCCCGGCTCTGCAAATGCACTCAGATTGGGTGAGAGACATCGCATGGGCACCAAATTTGGGGCTTCCAAAATCCACGATGGCGATTGCTTCTCAGGATGGAAAGGTTGTTATATGGACTGTGGCAAAGGAAGGTGATCAATGGGAGGGTAAAGTATTAAAGGACTTCAAGGCACCGGTTTGGAGGGTTTCCTGGTCTCTGACCGGGAACTTGTTGGCCGTGGCAGCTGGGGACAATAATGTTACACTCTGGAAAGAAGCCGTTGATGGAGATTGGCAAGAGGTCACCACAGTTGCTCCATAG
- the LOC140970787 gene encoding paired amphipathic helix protein Sin3-like 2 — MKRLRDEVYVNPQFKRPFGPSSRGESYGPPHAPIGVVGGGGGGGGGGGGGGGGGGGGGGGTVGGGGGGGVNGIGGGGTATLGGGGTAGVSSGSTQKLTTNDALTYLKEVKDMFQDQREKYDRFLDVMKDFKAQRIDTAGVIARVKELFKGHPNLILGFNTFLPKGYEITLTDEEEAPPKRTVEFEEAISFVNKIKKRFQNDDHVYKSFLDILNMYRKEHKGITEVYQEVAALFNDQPDLLDEFTRFLPDSSATASAPHASFGRPFPRYDERSSAIPTMRHSLMDKQRPRRDRIISPHGERDLSVERPDMDDEKTVVKLHKDQKKHVDKENRDKRNRDQEDRDPENENNGDISMHRLSDKRKSAKKVGDFGGNSNLTSYDDKDALKSMYSQEFTFCEKVKERLGSEDDYQAFLKCLHIYSTEIITRKELQGLVADLLGKYPDLMEGFNEFFEHCERIDGFLAGVMGKKTLWTEENSSKALKIEDKEKEQRREVEGGKEKERYNLKYWGKSIQELDLSDCRSCSPSYRLLPDDYPIASASQRSELGALVLNDHWVSVTSGSEDYSFKHMRRNQYEESLFRCEDDRFELDMLLESVSSTAKRAEELLNGINNNSIGSDGPIRIEDHFTALNLRCIERLYGDHGLDVMDILRRNSSLSLPVILTRLKQKQEEWTKCRSDFNKVWAEIYSKNHYKSLDHRSFYFKQQDSKNLGTKSLVAEIKEIKEKRQKEDDVLLSVSAGNRHSIIPDLEFEYADSEIHEDVYKIIKYSCEEVCSTKEQFNKVLRFWTTFLEPILGIHSRPLGSDVTEDDGVSKRQTIKNTWTNIVESEGSPNADGSATILKQRNPICNGSPTSTHRLNFSRTGITNVDSLAKEGLPVVSGERLTNPDVPVTFGSDANHGRGENSVQTHNDPIEEDNVSKLNAEDIPHGGDSSRLNQPINGESTEGIGLVGYNEDSVDPGKNEKEEGELSPNGDFEDNFGAYQDGSSQALPDKNHGNDRTQGQTGHHEEICPDAAGENDNDADADDEDSENVSEAGEDVSGSESAADECSREEHEEEDDGEPDDIDGKVESEGEAENTSEAHYIGGDGASVSQSEHFLRSCKPLSKRVAYPSVGEEKKDRRIFYGNDTFYVLFRLHEKLYERILSAKVNSLSCESKWRNTKDESIDPYSRFMSALFRLLDGSSDNTKFEDDCRSLIGNQSYVLFTLDKLIYKLVKQLQTVSSDEVDIKLLQLYEYEKSRKPEKYVDSVYYENVRIFLHEENIYRLECSSTPTHLSIQLMDDGSEKSEVVAVSVDPSFATYLRNDYLSVDQGKKESSAIMLNRNMRTCANLEESTALFMATENVLIMNGLECKMSATSSKIFYVLDTEDFFIRLGRRRKNTPAGTYSLKNQQRVQRFHQFMAASV; from the exons ATGAAGCGATTGAGAGATGAGGTGTATGTGAACCCTCAATTTAAGCGGCCATTCGGCCCTTCTTCTCGAGGAGAATc GTATGGGCCCCCACATGCTCCTATTGGTGTAGTAGGCGGAGgcggaggtggaggtggaggtggaggcgGAGGCGGAGGAGGTGGTGGAGGCGGAGGCGGAGGTACAGTCGGAGGCGGAGGAGGAGGTGGAGTCAACGGAATTGGTGGTGGTGGTACTGCTACTCTAGGTGGTGGTGGTACTGCTGGAGTTTCTTCTGGTAGCACACAAAAACTTACCACCAATGATGCACTAACATATTTGAAGGAAGTTAAGGATATGTTCCAAGATCAGAGGGAAAAATATGATAGGTTCCTTGATGTTATGAAAGATTTCAAGGCTCAAAG AATCGATACTGCTGGTGTTATAGCTCGGGTGAAGGAATTGTTCAAAGGGCATCCGAATCTGATTCTTGGATTTAACACCTTCTTGCCTAAGGGATACGAAATTACCCTCACTGATGAGGAAGAGGCTCCACCAAAAAGGACAGTTGAATTTGAAGAGGCTATCAGTTTTGTAAATAAGATTAAG AAACGCTTTCAAAATGATGATCATGTTTATAAGTCTTTCCTAGACATTTTGAATATGTACCGGAAAGAACACAAGGGTATCACTGAGGTCTACCAAGAG GTTGCAGCACTTTTTAATGACCAGCCAGATCTCCTTGATGAATTCACTAGATTTCTTCCAGATTCTTCAGCTACTGCATCTGCTCCACATGCATCTTTTGGCCGTCCTTTTCCTCGTTATGATGAGAGGAGCTCTGCCATACCCACAATGAGACATTCTCTCATGGATAAG CAACGACCACGACGGGATCGGATCATTAGCCCCCACGGAGAACGTGATCTTAGTGTTGAGCGTCCAGATATGGATGATGAAAAGACAGTTGTGAAGTTGCATAAGGATCAAAAGAAGCATGTAGACAAGGAGAACAGGGATAAAAGAAATCGTGATCAAGAAGACAGAGACCCCGAAAATGAAAACAATGGAGACATTAGCATGCATCGGCTCTCTGATAAAAGGAAATCTGCCAAGAAAGTTGGAGACTTTGGAGGAAACTCAAATCTCACATCCTACGATGATAAAGATGCATTGAAAA GTATGTACAGTCAAGAGTTCACTTTCTGTGAAAAAGTTAAAGAGAGGCTTGGCAGCGAAGATGATTACCAGGCATTCCTGAAATGTCTTCACATTTACAGCACAGAAATCATTACAAGGAAGGAGCTGCAGGGTTTG GTTGCTGATTTACTTGGAAAATATCCTGACCTTATGGAGGGATTTAACGAATTTTTCGAACACTGCGAGAGAATTG ATGGATTTCTAGCTGGTGTCATGGGCAAAA AAACATTATGGACTGAAGAAAATTCTtcaaaagccttgaaaatagAGGACAAAGAGAAAGAACAAAGGCGTGAGGTGGAAGGCGGGAAAGAGAAGGAGAGATACAATTTAAAATACTGGGGAAAGTCCATTCAAGAACTTGACCTTTCTGATTGTCGAAGTTGTTCTCCCAGTTATAGGCTTCTTCCTGACGAT TATCCGATAGCTTCAGCTAGTCAGAGGTCGGAGCTTGGTGCACTAGTTTTAAATGATCATTGGGTGTCTGTGACCTCCGGTAGTGAGGATTACTCCTTTAAGCACATGCGCAGAAACCAGTATGAGGAAAGTCTGTTTAGATGTGAAGATGATAG atttgagctTGACATGTTGTTGGAGTCTGTCAGTTCAACTGCCAAGCGTGCAGAGGAACTTTTGAATGGCATTAACAATAATTCAATTGGTTCAGATGGTCCCATACGTATTGAGGACCATTTCACAG CTCTGAATTTAAGATGTATTGAACGTCTATATGGTGACCATGGTCTTGATGTGATGGATATTTTGCGTAGAAATTCATCTCTTTCGTTGCCAGTTATCCTGACCCGCCTCAAGCAGAAGCAGGAGGAGTGGACCAAGTgccgttcagattttaataaagtttgggCTGAAATATATTCTAAAAATCATTACAAGTCTCTTGATCACCGCAGTTTCTATTTCAAGCAACAAGATTCAAAGAATTTGGGCACAAAAT CATTAGTGGCAGAAATCAAAGAAATCAAGGAGAAAAGACAGAAAGAAGATGATGTGCTACTTAGTGTTTCCGCTGGAAATAGGCACTCTATCATTCCAGACCTTGAATTTGAATATGCTGATTCTGAAATTCATGAAGATGTCTATAAAATTATCAAGTACTCGTGTGAAGAGGTCTGCTCAACAAAAGAGCAATTCAATAAAGTTTTGAGATTCTGGACCACTTTTCTCGAGCCGATACTGGGTATTCACTCCCGCCCTCTTGGTTCTGATGTTACTGAAGATGATGGTGTCTCTAAGCGTCAAACCATTAAAAATACCTGGACAAACATTGTAGAAAGTGAAGGAAGTCCAAATGCCGATGGTAGTGCCACAATCTTGAAGCAACGGAATCCTATCTGCAATGGCAGTCCTACTTCAACGCACCGATTGAATTTCAGCAGGACTGGCATCACAAATGTTGATTCTCTTGCTAAAGAGGGACTACCTGTTGTATCTGGTGAAAGATTAACAAACCCTGATGTACCTGTCACATTTGGATCAGATGCTAATCATG gTCGCGGAGAAAATTCTGTACAAACACATAATGATCCAATTGAGGAAGACAATGTATCCAAGCTTAATGCAGAAGATATACCACAT GGCGGGGACTCATCAAGATTGAATCAACCAATAAATGGGGAGTCCACAGAAGGCATCGGACTTGTTGGATATAACGAGGATTCTGTTGACCCTGGTAAAAATGAGAAAGAAGAGGGCGAGCTGTCTCCAAATGGTGATTTTGAAGACAATTTTGGCGCCTATCAGGATGGTAGTTCACAAGCCTTGCCTGATAAAAATCATGGCAATGACAGGACCCAAGGTCAGACAGGCCATCATGAAGAAATTTGCCCAGATGCTGCCGGTGAAAATGATAATGATGCTGATGCTGATGATGAGGACAGCGAGAATGTTTCTGAGGCAGGAGAAGATGTTTCGGGTAGTGAGTCTGCTGCCGATGAGTGTTCGCGAGAAGAACACGAGGAAGAGGACGATGGAGAACCTGATGACATTGATGGCAAAGTGGAGAGTGAAGGTGAGGCGGAGAATACTAGTGAAGCTCACTATATTGGAGGAGATGGTGCATCTGTGTCACAGTCTGAACATTTCTTGCGGAGTTGTAAGCCTTTATCAAAGCGTGTAGCTTATCCATCTGTGGGCGAGGAGAAAAAAGATCGACGGATCTTTTATGGAAATGACACCTTTTATGTGCTTTTCAGGCTGCATGAG AAATTGTATGAAAGGATATTATCAGCTAAGGTGAATTCATTATCTTGCGAATCCAAATGGAGAAACACGAAGGATGAAAGTATTGATCCCTACTCCAG GTTCATGAGTGCATTGTTTAGGTTACTTGATGGATCTTCTGATAATACTAAATTTGAAGATGATTGTCGATCACTGATTGGAAACCAGTCATATGTGCTCTTTACCTTGGATAAGTTGATATATAAGTTGGTCAAACAG CTCCAAACTGTTTCGAGTGATGAAGTGGATATTAAGCTGCTTCAGTTGTATGAATATGAAAAATCTAGGAAGCCAGAAAAGTACGTCGATTCGGTTTATTATGAAAACGTCCGAATTTTTTTGCACGAAGAGAATATATACAGGCTTGAATGT TCATCAACTCCTACCCATTTATCTATACAACTGATGGATGACGGAAGTGAGAAGTCTGAAGTCGTGGCAGTCTCAGTGGATCCTAGTTTCGCAACTTATCTCCGTAATGATTATCTTTCAGTCGATCAAGGAAAAAAGGAGTCATCCGCGATTATGCTGAATAG GAATATGCGCACATGTGCCAATCTTGAAGAGTCTACTGCTCTATTTATGGCCACAGAAAATGTTTTGATCATGAATGGGTTGGAATGTAAGATGTCAGCGACTTCGTCGAAG ATCTTTTACGTCCTTGACACCGAGGACTTCTTTATTCGTTTGGGACGCAGAAGGAAAAACACACCAGCAGGAACATATTCCCTTAAGAACCAGCAACGGGTGCAACGGTTTCACCAATTTATGGCAGCCTCTGTATGA
- the LOC140957740 gene encoding uncharacterized protein: MWNFSRHGAYTVKSGYYQIMNNIMNHTQAHQKDGNWAKLWHISTPPKIRSFLWRAARDYLPCRIKLQSRNIQVPSQCVTCESGLENNWHIFIDCPYAKECWKVAKFEELVSQCAREEDSFPKWLFKSLNKCPTTGQPNFSAVLWSLWRYRNEKLWNGVSRPPHITVSLGFDMVLRWNQAQRKSIQGQNSISRRNENVRWTKPPEPSMKCNVDTALFKEQRAVGFGTVVRDSMGNFMVSKTCVTCGLFDVKEAEALALLDAFKWTSSLELQDVIFETDSETVVKTIRSKNVDYTEFGSIIFGCGVQSNSRSSPFFQNPTC, translated from the coding sequence ATGTGGAATTTTAGTCGGCATGGAGCTTACACAGTAAAGTCTGGATACTATCAAATTATGAACAACATCATGAACCATACACAAGCACATCAGAAGGATGGAAACTGGGCAAAGCTGTGGCACATCTCAACACCCCCTAAGATTAGATCGTTCTTATGGCGAGCAGCGCGGGATTATCTACCATGTCGTATCAAGCTCCAATCCAGAAATATTCAGGTGCCTTCTCAATGCGTGACTTGCGAATCGGGGTTGGAAAATAATTGGCATATATTCATTGATTGTCCATATGCAAAAGAGTGCTGGAAAGTGGCAAAGTTTGAGGAATTGGTATCACAGTGCGCAAGAGAAGAGGACTCCTTTCCGAAGTGGCTGTTTAAAAGTCTGAACAAGTGCCCCACAACAGGGCAACCGAACTTCTCGGCTGTATTATGGAGCTTATGGAGATACCGAAATGAGAAGCTATGGAATGGGGTATCTAGACCACCTCATATCACTGTGTCACTCGGCTTTGATATGGTACTGAGGTGGAATCAAGCTCAAAGGAAATCTATACAAGGACAAAATTCAATCTCTCGTCGGAATGAGAATGTTCGTTGGACGAAACCACCTGAGCCATCTATGAAGTGCAATGTCGATACAGCCTTGTTTAAAGAACAACGAGCGGTGGGATTTGGAACTGTGGTAAGAGACTCAATGGGGAACTTCATGGTGAGCAAAACCTGTGTGACATGTGGATTGTTTGATGTTAAAGAGGCTGAAGCACTCGCTCTTCTTGATGCTTTTAAATGGACATCCTCGTTGGAACTCCAGGATGTTATTTTTGAAACGGACTCAGAGACGGTAGTCAAGACAATAAGATCAAAGAATGTAGACTACACAGAGTTTGGATCGATTATCTTCGGGTGCGGGGTGCAATCAAATTCTAGAAGCTCACCCTTCTTTCAAAATCCAACATGCTAG
- the LOC140970788 gene encoding beta-glucuronosyltransferase GlcAT14B-like, whose amino-acid sequence MKKLKNYYLHLRHPQTMERKWIFPLAIGSIVSLFLLFLTTLTSPDGTPLLPLRRYYSPMSVSSIFIESKLHTLPVSILPPPPRFAYLISGSTGDGGMLRRTLQALYHPRNQYVVHLDAESSTEERLDLQNYVETHFIFRRFNNVRMITKANLVTYRGPTMVANTLHAAAILLKEGGEWDWFINLSASDYPLVTQDDLLHTFSYLPRDLNFIDHTSNIGWKEFQRAKPVIIDPGLYMSKKADVFWITQRRSVPTAFKLFTGSAWMALSRSFIDYCIWGWDNLPRTVLMYYANFISSPEGYFHTVVCNAHEFRNTTVNSDLHFISWDNPPKQHPHYLTLLDMQRMVDSNAPFARKFPRDDPVLDRIDAELLFRNQDMIVPGGWCIGSRENGTDPCSVVGNATVLRPTAGAKRLENLINSLLSTESFQPRQCQ is encoded by the exons ATGAAGAAGCTCAAGAACTACTATCTACACCTGCGCCACCCACAAACAATGGAGAgaaaatggatttttccactagCAATTGGCTCCATAGTTTCTTTGTTTCTTCTATTTCTTACCACTTTAACCTCCCCGGATGGCACGCCGCTGCTGCCGCTCCGCCGCTACTACTCACCTATGTCAGTCTCATCTATATTTATTGAGTCGAAGCTCCACACATTACCCGTTTCCATCCTTCCTCCGCCCCCGCGCTTTGCTTATTTAATATCTGGCTCCACCGGTGACGGTGGGATGCTCCGCCGCACGCTCCAGGCACTGTACCACCCCAGAAACCAATATGTTGTACACCTCGACGCGGAATCATCCACCGAGGAACGACTCGATCTGCAGAATTACGTTGAAACGCACTTCATTTTTAGGAGATTCAACAATGTCCGGATGATTACCAAGGCTAATTTGGTGACTTATCGCGGGCCAACCATGGTGGCGAATACCCTACACGCGGCTGCCATTTTGCTGAAGGAAGGTGGGGAATGGGATTGGTTTATAAATCTCAGCGCCTCTGATTACCCACTGGTCACTCAAGATG ATCTGCTGCATACATTTTCATACTTACCTCGGGATCTCAATTTCATTGACCATACCAGTAATATTGGCTGGAAAGA ATTTCAAAGGGCAAAGCCGGTTATTATTGATCCAGGATTGTATATGTCCAAAAAGGCTGATGTGTTCTGGATTACGCAGCGCAGAAGCGTGCCCACAGCATTTAAACTCTTTACCG GATCGGCTTGGATGGCATTGTCTCGATCTTTCATCGACTACTGCATATGGGGATGGGACAACTTACCTCGAACCGTCCTCATGTACTACGCAAACTTCATTTCTTCTCCTGAAGGTTATTTCCACACTGTTGTCTGCAATGCTCATGAGTTTCGTAACACCACAGTTAACAGTGATCTCCACTTCATATCATGGGACAACCCTCCAAAGCAACATCCCCACTACCTTACTCTTCTAGACATGCAGAGGATGGTAGATAGCAATGCTCCATTTGCAAGGAAGTTTCCTCGTGATGACCCCGTTCTCGATAGAATTGATGCCGAACTCTTGTTTAGGAATCAAGACATGATTGTTCCTGGAGGATGGTGCATAGGCAGTCGTGAAAATGGGACTGATCCATGTTCAGTTGTGGGTAATGCCACTGTTCTCAGACCTACTGCAGGTGCCAAGAGACTAGAGAACCTGATAAACTCTCTTTTATCGACTGAGAGTTTTCAGCCACGACAATGTCAATAG